A genomic stretch from Fodinibius salinus includes:
- a CDS encoding SufE family protein: MADIHDIEQRIIKEFKALGDWTERYKHIIDQGRNLEPLDEEHKIEENLVRGCQSQVWLHTHLDGENVIFEADSDAAITKGLVALMVRFYSGQSPETIINTDPRFIKKIGMEQHLSPTRSNGLASMVKQMKIYAMAYKTKLENSKEEA; encoded by the coding sequence ATGGCTGATATTCACGATATTGAACAGCGAATTATTAAGGAGTTTAAAGCTCTTGGGGACTGGACCGAGCGGTACAAGCATATTATTGATCAGGGACGGAACCTTGAGCCGCTCGATGAGGAGCACAAAATAGAAGAGAATTTAGTTCGCGGTTGTCAGTCACAAGTGTGGTTGCATACGCATCTTGATGGAGAGAACGTAATTTTTGAAGCTGACAGCGATGCTGCAATTACTAAAGGGCTGGTAGCTTTGATGGTTCGGTTTTACTCTGGCCAATCGCCTGAGACTATTATTAATACTGATCCCCGTTTTATTAAGAAAATAGGTATGGAGCAGCATCTTTCACCTACGCGTTCCAATGGGTTGGCCTCGATGGTTAAGCAGATGAAAATTTATGCTATGGCCTACAAAACGAAGCTGGAAAATAGCAAAGAAGAGGCGTAG
- a CDS encoding cold-shock protein, protein MEDREVGTVKWFHNGKGYGFITREEGEDIFVHFSEIEMEGYKKLEEGQEVEFTVAEGDKGLQAQEVIPV, encoded by the coding sequence ATGGAAGATCGCGAAGTTGGAACAGTAAAGTGGTTTCATAACGGTAAAGGTTATGGATTTATCACTAGAGAAGAAGGTGAAGATATTTTCGTTCACTTCAGTGAAATTGAGATGGAAGGCTATAAAAAACTAGAAGAAGGCCAAGAAGTCGAATTTACAGTAGCTGAAGGTGACAAAGGACTTCAAGCTCAAGAGGTAATTCCCGTCTAA
- a CDS encoding response regulator: MNANAKSKSVNDNTAGLLASLRNAGLGILYKVAFSLAAISLVLSVVFQVIGTMPVPWYFAGMGLLFLLIPFLAWKGAHKSSKLLMLIDINAFILLLSVLFTQGLFVEAFYIPAIGLSILFFGREHSNLRIVGVFLSAVAFLVHDYISFTEVTLSSGNVEIIKWSIIAVVFVTTWLIFKSFLSSKEEAEEENKILREEKRHLSRKLSEKKKVNQKLADKNSELADKNAQLSDKTQKLANKKEEVEQSVQELEEAKKQAEEGGKEKYEFFSNMSQEVRMPLNAIIGMTNRLSKDDPRDDQLEQLEILDFSSKTLLALMNDLLVFSKIESGRIEFDEIPFDLQKLLDSVVDSFAFTTENKDIDLSLEVDDDLPETIVGDPNRLTQILNNLVINAVKFTNEGEVGVSVESLDSSDDEITLGLRVLYSANGITKDEQQKIFKTFNDEDEDSVRTFGGLMTTKRMIELQGGKAQVESVDEGDVFIVEMPFALFSEEDAEAAMQYGNVESLQEATILVAEDNAINQNVIQRFLEEWGVNVIVAEDGEQALKEFNNNNVNLILMDLQMPKMDGYEAAKEIRALNHKGKSGVPIIALTAAKFEEVKEEVFGSGMNDFLSKSFDPNELQEKIEQHI; the protein is encoded by the coding sequence ATGAATGCAAATGCTAAATCAAAATCTGTGAACGATAATACTGCTGGCTTGCTTGCTTCGCTTCGTAATGCCGGCTTAGGAATCCTTTACAAAGTAGCATTTTCACTTGCGGCTATTTCACTGGTACTTTCGGTGGTGTTTCAGGTTATTGGGACAATGCCTGTACCGTGGTATTTCGCAGGCATGGGATTGTTATTTTTGTTGATTCCCTTTTTGGCGTGGAAGGGTGCTCACAAGTCGTCGAAGTTACTGATGCTCATTGATATCAATGCTTTTATTTTATTGTTGAGCGTACTCTTTACGCAGGGTTTGTTTGTTGAAGCATTTTATATCCCCGCTATTGGTCTGTCGATATTATTTTTCGGTCGCGAACATTCAAACCTGCGTATCGTAGGAGTATTTTTGTCTGCGGTCGCATTTTTAGTCCATGATTATATCTCTTTCACTGAGGTTACACTTTCATCTGGCAACGTTGAAATTATTAAATGGAGCATAATTGCCGTTGTTTTTGTAACTACATGGCTTATTTTCAAAAGCTTTTTAAGCTCAAAAGAAGAGGCCGAAGAAGAGAATAAAATTCTGCGCGAAGAGAAACGTCATCTTAGCCGTAAGCTTTCTGAGAAAAAGAAAGTAAATCAAAAATTAGCGGATAAAAATTCAGAGCTAGCTGATAAGAATGCTCAGCTATCCGACAAAACTCAAAAGCTTGCCAATAAAAAAGAAGAGGTAGAGCAGAGCGTACAGGAGCTTGAAGAAGCCAAGAAGCAGGCCGAAGAGGGAGGCAAGGAAAAGTATGAGTTTTTCTCAAATATGAGCCAGGAAGTGCGTATGCCACTGAATGCTATCATTGGCATGACCAACCGGCTTTCCAAAGATGATCCGCGCGATGATCAGCTGGAACAGCTTGAAATACTGGACTTTTCTTCCAAGACATTGCTAGCCTTGATGAACGACTTGCTGGTGTTTTCGAAGATTGAATCCGGCCGTATCGAATTTGATGAAATTCCGTTTGATTTGCAGAAGCTATTAGACAGCGTTGTTGATAGTTTTGCCTTTACTACTGAGAATAAGGATATAGATCTGAGCCTGGAGGTAGATGATGATTTGCCGGAAACAATTGTGGGTGATCCCAACAGGCTTACACAAATTTTGAATAACCTGGTTATTAATGCCGTCAAGTTTACCAATGAGGGAGAAGTTGGTGTTTCGGTAGAATCTTTAGATAGTAGTGATGATGAGATAACACTTGGATTGCGGGTTTTATATTCAGCTAACGGTATCACCAAAGATGAGCAGCAAAAGATTTTTAAGACTTTTAATGATGAGGATGAAGACAGCGTTCGTACCTTTGGCGGACTGATGACTACCAAGAGGATGATTGAATTACAGGGTGGTAAGGCCCAGGTTGAGTCCGTTGATGAGGGAGATGTTTTTATTGTAGAAATGCCTTTTGCCTTGTTCTCTGAAGAAGACGCTGAAGCGGCAATGCAGTATGGTAATGTAGAAAGTCTGCAGGAGGCAACTATTCTGGTGGCCGAAGACAATGCCATTAACCAGAATGTTATTCAGCGATTTCTTGAAGAGTGGGGCGTAAATGTTATTGTTGCTGAGGATGGCGAACAAGCTCTTAAGGAGTTTAACAATAATAACGTGAATCTCATACTTATGGATCTTCAAATGCCCAAGATGGACGGTTATGAGGCAGCAAAGGAGATCCGTGCCTTAAATCATAAAGGGAAATCCGGCGTGCCGATCATTGCGCTGACGGCGGCCAAGTTCGAAGAAGTGAAAGAAGAGGTGTTTGGTTCCGGCATGAACGACTTTCTGTCCAAATCTTTTGATCCTAATGAGCTGCAGGAAAAAATTGAACAGCACATCTAG
- a CDS encoding formylglycine-generating enzyme family protein — protein sequence MKASHIFIFGFIFLISGCALFRSSAKSNHKPEMVLIEGGTFTMGDIYDNTNPDAKPVHQVTLSDFKIGKYEVTYRQYDAFARRTARKLPEADSLQQGNRPVVNIDWQDARAFCNYYGWRLPTEQEWEYAARSGGKKMRFAGTNNIDSLNIYARTQNNSAPFAFKVGTKKPNSAGLYDMSGNVFEWIGNYYQFYPKNGKEPTWDKLENKGVRIIRGGSFEEGKYIASTYWRVGVLADAKANDVGFRCVDPLNK from the coding sequence ATGAAAGCATCTCACATTTTCATATTTGGATTCATTTTTCTGATATCGGGATGTGCCCTGTTCCGATCTTCCGCGAAATCAAACCATAAGCCAGAGATGGTACTTATTGAAGGCGGCACATTCACGATGGGCGACATCTATGATAATACGAATCCCGATGCTAAACCGGTTCATCAAGTAACCCTCAGTGATTTTAAAATTGGCAAGTATGAAGTAACCTACAGACAGTATGATGCTTTTGCTCGTCGCACCGCGCGCAAGCTTCCCGAGGCCGACTCCCTACAACAGGGCAACCGCCCAGTTGTAAATATAGATTGGCAAGATGCCCGTGCCTTTTGTAATTATTACGGGTGGCGGTTACCTACCGAGCAAGAATGGGAATATGCGGCTCGAAGCGGAGGAAAGAAAATGCGTTTTGCAGGGACAAATAATATTGACAGCCTCAATATCTATGCTCGGACCCAAAATAACAGTGCCCCTTTTGCCTTTAAAGTGGGCACTAAAAAACCTAACAGTGCTGGGCTTTATGATATGAGCGGTAATGTGTTCGAGTGGATCGGTAACTATTACCAATTTTATCCCAAAAATGGCAAAGAACCCACATGGGATAAATTAGAAAACAAAGGAGTCCGAATTATTCGCGGCGGCAGCTTCGAAGAAGGCAAGTATATTGCCTCCACCTATTGGCGGGTTGGAGTTTTAGCTGATGCAAAAGCAAACGACGTAGGGTTTCGCTGTGTAGATCCCCTTAACAAATAA